The sequence TCTGCAATGGCGATTCGGTAATCAGAGGACATCCCCATCGAAAGTTCCGTGAAAGTGGTCAGAGTAAATTCATTGCGCAGCTTTTCAAGCCAAGTACGAAGTTGTACGAAAGTTCTACGGATTTCGTTTGCGTCATCTGTGGCTGCAGCCATAGTCATCAAACCTCTACAGCGCAGCCACTGACAACTCTGCGTTTTCTCTAATAACCTGCACAAATTGTCGTAGTCACTGACTCCACTTTTGCTGTCTTCTTGCGACAGATTGGCCTGTAGTAGAATTTGTATGGGTTGGCTTTGCAGAGCACACTGCTTTTCGAGTAATTCCAATAACTCTTGGGAATCAACGGAATGAATCCAGTCGAAGCGCCCAGGGCAGAAGCGAGCCTTGTTTTTTTGCAAATGCCCGATCAAGTGCCATTCGATACCTGGGTTCTGTAGTCTTTCAATTTTTTCTGAGGCTTCCTGAACACGATTTTCACCGAAGCGCACCTGTCCAGCTTGGAAAGCTTCTGCGATTAGTTCACTAGGATGAGTCTTCGAGACGGCAATCAACTTGATTTCTGCTGGAGAGCGACCAGCCTCTGTTGCCAATTCAGCTAGTTCAGCACTCAGTTCGGTTAGACGATCTTTCAGACTCATTGATTTGTACTGCCCTGCAACTGTTCATCCCATAGTCCAACTTTTTTGTTCCGGGCCATTGCTTCGGCAGCCAAGAATTGCTGTTCATCAGGATTGGCGCCTTCCGTTAGCAAATAGAAGGACCAGCCGTTTTGCACCATCCAGAGATTAACGTTTGTGTCGCCTGACAAAACAATACCGTTGAGCCGATA is a genomic window of SAR324 cluster bacterium containing:
- a CDS encoding YggS family pyridoxal phosphate-dependent enzyme gives rise to the protein MSLKDRLTELSAELAELATEAGRSPAEIKLIAVSKTHPSELIAEAFQAGQVRFGENRVQEASEKIERLQNPGIEWHLIGHLQKNKARFCPGRFDWIHSVDSQELLELLEKQCALQSQPIQILLQANLSQEDSKSGVSDYDNLCRLLEKTQSCQWLRCRGLMTMAAATDDANEIRRTFVQLRTWLEKLRNEFTLTTFTELSMGMSSDYRIAIAEGATMVRLGTALFRERTKPLTMQ